The Ovis canadensis isolate MfBH-ARS-UI-01 breed Bighorn chromosome 24, ARS-UI_OviCan_v2, whole genome shotgun sequence DNA window CAAGGTCCTGCCGTCTGGCACAGGGTCTTGCTCAATGCTACGTGACAACTTCAATAGGGGAGtctggggagaatggatccatgtacaTGTCTGGCTGAGTTGTTTTGCTGGGCGCCTGAAACTATCGCAATATCATtgatcggctataccccaatataaaataaaaagttaagaaacAATGAAGGCTAGTGAGTGAAAGCAGTGGATAGATAATCAAGTGAGATGAGGGCATGACTGGGTGTAAGAAGGAATGAATGAGTGTCTGGATAACGGAGTGAGGCCACTAATCAAGAAAGCGCTTAGGGAAAGCTGAGACGAATGGACGAAGAAGCTAGTGATGGGGGCCGGCTGGCCTTACAGAGGCCAGTCCTGCCGTGAGCATCCTCCCCTCCTCCAACCCCACACACCCTTTGACCTGCGCAGAGAGCGTGGAGCGGTTCTACCAGTCGCTACGGGACAAGTACCAGGCCCAGCCCGCCGGCCCAGAAGGCACCCTGGTGGAGATGGACCTGGTGAGGGTGAGGCTGGAGAAGAGCAGCGGGAAGAGCCAGGAGAGAGAGCTGGCTACCCTGGACTGGGCAGAGCGGCAGCCGGCCCGAGGGGGCCTGGCCGAGGTGCTGCTGGCTGCCAGCGACCGCCAGCAGCCCCGAGAGACGCGGGTGATCGCTGTGCTGGGCAAAGCGGGACATGGGAAGAGTCACTGGGCCCGAGCCGTGAGCCGGGCCTGGGCCCACGGCCAGCTGCCCCAGTACGACTTTGTCTTCTGGGTCCCCTGCCACCGTTTGGACCGTCTGGGGACCTCCTACCACCTGCAGGATCTGCTGTCCTCCCTGGGCCCGCAGCCGCTGCCGGTGAACGACGAGGTCCTCAGTTACATCGCAAGGAGGCCCAACCGCATCCTGCTCGTCCTGGATGGCTTCGAGGAGCTGGAAGCCCACGACGGCTCCCTACACAGCACAGGGGGCCCCGGGTCGGCAGAGCCCCGCTCCCTCCGGGGGCTGCTGGCTGGCCTCCTCCAGCGCAAGCTGCTGCGGGGCTGCACCCTGCTGCTCACTGCCTGGCCCCGGGGCCGCCTGGCCCAGAGCCTGAGCAAGGCGGATGCCCTGTTCGAGGTGGCTGGTTTCTCGGCCCAGCAGGCTGAGACCTACGTGAAGCATTACTTTGAGTCGGAGGGGACCGCCGAGTACCAAGAGAGGGCCCTGGCACTCCTGCGGGCCCAGCCGTTCCTCCTGAGCCATAGCCACAGCCCCACCGTGTGCCGGGCCGTGTGTCAGCTCACGGAGGCCCTCCTGCAGCGGGGTGATGAAGCCCAGCTGCCCTCCACGCTCACAGGCCTCTTTGTGGGCCTGCTAGGCCCAGCAGCCCGCGATGGCCCCCCAGGGGCTCTGGCAGGACTGGCCAGGCTGGCCTGGGAGCTGGGCCGTGCGCACCAGAGGGGCCTGAAGGCAGGCTGCTTGCCGTCGGCGGAGGCAAGGGCCTGGGCTGTGGCCCAAGGCTGGTTGCGGCCCACCACAGGGGCCCCGGAGACAGAGCTGGCCTTCTCTAGCTTCCTGCTGCAGTGCTTCCTGGGGGCCATGTGGCTGGCTCTGAGCGGCGAAATCAAGGACAAGGAGCTGCCGCAGTATCTGGCCTTGACCCCGAGGAAGAAGCGGCCCTATGACAACTGGCTGGAGGGCGTGCCGCGCTTCTTGGTCGGACtggtcttccagcctcgcgccagctgcCTGGGGGCCCTGGCAGGGCCGGCGGCTTCCACGTCGGTGGACAGGAAGCAGAAGGTGCTCACGAGGTACCTGAAGCGTCTGCAGCCCGGGACGCTGCAGGCAGGGCGGCTGCTGGAGCTGCTGCACTGTGCCCACGAGGCACTGGACCCCGGGCTCTGGCAGCACGTGCTGCAGGGGCTCCCGGCCCgcctctccttcctgggcacgCGGCTCACACCTCCCGACACCCACGTGCTGGGCAGCGCCCTGGAGGCGGCGGGCCAAGACTTTTCCCTGGACCTCCGCGGCACTGGCGTCGACCCTTCCGGCCTGGGGAGCCTCGTGGGACTCAGCTGTGTCACCCGTTTCAGGTGGGGGCcgggggcaggagagggggctCCTTGGCCTTGGGCGCCTGCAGTGCGTCTAGGTGCTGTGCCCAGTGCTGACTCCATGGGGGGTCTCATTTAGAATGAATGGCAGCCAGATGAGGGCAGACGTGAGTCCAtccttttttttaagatgaggaaGCCGAACCTCAGAGAGGGACAGtagcttgcctgaggtcacacagccagggaaGGACAGCACCATTCTTTCAACCAGAATGTGAAGACCGGCCTTAAGCCAGACACTGGGCCACGTCTAGAATCTAAGAGTGATCTAGGTTTGAGTTCACTTTCTCCTCTCCATGCCTTGGAGATGGAAACCCTATCAAGCCACCAGTTTGTCATGGTGGGATTAAGGCCATAGCCTCCCTCAACCTCCCTGCCTCCATTCTCCTGTTCCACTCCATGTTATATTCCACCATCAGCACAGTCTCCCTAGAAATTGCATCTGATCATATTCCATCCTTGCTTCCAATCTTTCAGAGGCTCCCTCAGGATGAAGTAAAAATTCCTTAAATTAAGGAATCTAAATCCTTCAGTGATCTGTTTGATCATTTAATCACCAGAGAATCTCTTCCACCTTCCCCCTAAGCATAATTTACCCATGCTGTAAAGTCAACAATATTGTCATTCAACTGAGAATTTTCCACTGAGCTTCCTGGTAGCCAAagcaaaaagggaaataaaaccaTTGGGAGAGTTGAGTAAACGGAAGAAGTGATAAGGGCTTGAGTGGTCATGCAAGACTCTCTAGAGGAAGTAGGGGTTGTGTTGAGGAAGGAAAGTATCTGAACAGGTAGGAGGTTCCTTCATGGagctgctccccctcccccattatGGTCTAGCCTGGTCACCGTACCCGGGTCTGAGGCCCTTCCTTCACAGGGCTGCATTGAGTGACACTGTGGAGCTGTGGGAGTCCCTGCAGCAGCGTGGGGAGGCCAAGCTACTCCGGGCGGTGGAGGAGAAGTTCACCATTGAGCCTTTCAAGGCCAAGTCCATGAAAGATGTGGAAGACCTTGGCAACCTCGTGCAGATCCAGAGGTgagggggaggggacatgggAGGTGGTCCAGGCCACACAGGACTTAGTATCATGGGCACTTCCAGTGCCTTCTCTTTTGGGGGAACCTCCCATGCCCCTCTCCATCCCTGGGCAATGACCATCTAGAATCTCTCACTGCGGTCGCCACCCAGGCAGAAACCCCAGGATCTATCACTGTGTCTACTTCCGAACTTGCCATCATGGACTGACTTCTTTCCCAGCTAAATCTAAGGACACACTTTCAGGGACTCCCTCGGTgatctggtggttaggactctgccttctagtgcagggggcataggtttgatccctgaccaagGACCTAAGGCCCCATGTGCTGTGAGGTGCAaccaaatttttcttaaaaaatgaataaatacagcCAAGGGGATATTCTCTCCTGCTAAGTGTGCATCCAGTCACACAAGTGACACCAGGGCCACCTTTCCAGGCAGCCAGGACCAGTGTCCCCGTTTTATAGATGGCAGAGGTCTAAGGCTGAGACGGTGGAGGAGACATGACTGCAGGATAGTGTCAATCCCTCCTTGCTTCATCATGCATtgtttgagcacctactgtgctcTCTCTGGGGTGGATGTGGGTAATGCCTCCTCTAAGGCCCTTTTGTGTGAAACTCACAGTGATGCCTTAACAATATCCTTTTTGgaggttcttttctttttattaaggggacaacagaagccTGAGGAAGGCTCTCCTTCCAGGGAATTCTGGGAACTGGGGCACTAAGACACAGAGGAAGGGGCTCAGTGACGGTACAGTGCCAGCTCTCCACTGACGTTGCCCGTTCTCTCCAGGACAAGAAGCTCCTCTGAAGCAGCAGCTGGGGAGCTCCCTGCTGTCCGAGACTTAAAGAAGCTGGAGTTTGCGTAAGCCGAGGGGTGGATCGTCTCGGGTTCCCATGAGGTTTCTCCTCCAGCGTTATCTGGGCTGGTGCCACCAGAATGCAGATCAGCCCTCAGGATTATTCTTATCCTCTCATCCTCCCCCGTCACTCTGGAAACCAGCTTCCAGCAGCTGGGGCACGGCCAGTCCAGGCTAGTCCTGGAGGGTCTCACAGGTGAAGCTAACTGGCCCGTTTGCTGGTGAAGATGCTCATTCGCATCCACTCATTCAACAGATCTACTCCTCTGGCCAAGGCTGCTGTTCTCAATCAGCTTGCTGTCCAGTGTAAAATTACCACCTGCTGCTGTGATTAGTGGCTGGAAACTCAAGGGCTATGAGAATCAGACTtagggggcttcctggaggaggtgattgAAGCACTGAAGCTAGGCAAAGGAATAGGAATGAACCATGCTGGGTGGAGAAATTGTTATTATCTCCCCATTGTACAGAAGCAAACACTGAGGCCTTAGAGGGTATAAATTgtttgtccaaagtcacaaatGTCAGATCAGCCTGGCTGGATCTTGCTCCGATGCAGGAAAAAGCTAAATTCATAGTTGGACCTTGTTAGGGATTTTAAATCATCTGATGATTATGAAGGAATTATTAAGCACCTACAGTGTACTCAGTGCCTTTTGTATGTAATCTCATTAATTTTAAGAGCTGGGAGATAGTCATtattgcccccattttacagatgaggaaactgaggcctagtgagattaagtaacttgcccagggtccttGATGGGGCACCCACAAGCTGCCTGCTCCTCCTGATCATTGCTCCCCTGGCCCTCCAGAAAAAGCCAAGCATTTCTTCTTTTGAACAGAGAGAGACAAGATGCCAAATTTGtgcagaggttaaaaaaaaaaaaaaagtgttgctgAAAAGAGGAAACATATGAAAACAAGTACCAACGACCCATTCTGGCTTTGAATTATTTTCAGCTTCAAAAGCCCCTAGCTTGAAGTCGGAACTGTGCTCTGGGGAGCAGCAGCCGTGGGGTAGAACACAGTCCAGAACCCGGAGGCTAGCCACCTGCAGGCCAGAAGCCCCGAGAAGttctgaggaaggaagggagggagggagggactaTTTTGGGCGTGTGACTGGCAGCTACCGTGTCCAGTGCCCTGTCGATCTCACCTGCCTATAGATGAGGCCGCTCAGCCACTCAGAGCCCAGCAGGGGCTGTGCTGGTGGACGCGTCTCCCCTTTACCTCTTCAGCCTTGCCTCCTGTCCTCTGCAGCCACGTGTATCCTCTTGATGGTTTTCAACCTCACTAGGTCTGGTCCAACCcctgggcctttgcactggctgtgcCTTCTGCCCAGGACGCTTTTCCCCAGGTGTCTGAATGGCCCATGCCCACACTTTCTTCTGATTTTCAGCAAGAgagatcttttctttaaaaaaaaaaaaactttaaaaattttcatttacttattataTTTGGCTTTCCTAGATCTCAGTTGCAGCCCAAAAGATCTTTGTTGCGTCACGCGGGATTTTTCCTTGCGGTGTATgagctctctagttgtgacacgcAGACTTCGTTtctccatggcgtgtgggatcttagatcccccaccagggactggaCCTCCATCCCCTACACTGCCAGGTgcaggcttaaccactggaccaccacggaaatcCCTGAGAGAGGCCTTTTCTGTCTCCTATATTTGAACATACAGTTCTGCCCTGCTTACACTGGACTTTTCTCTGAATCACTTATAATCTCCCGTACCAGACAGTTTACCAGTTTCTCTGATTATCCGTCTTGCCCCTTGGTATGTTAGCTCCACGAGGGCTTTgacttttgtctgttttgttcacggCGATCTGCGTTGCCAGGTTTGATGGGCCTGGCACCCAACAGGCAAGCAATCAATATTTAGTAAATGAATtccttaatcttttaaaaaaccttCTAAGACTGGGACTCAATTTGAGAAGACTGAGACTCAGAGGTGAAGGGATTTGTCCAAAAGATCCCAGAGAAGctaagtgaaaagtgttagtcactcagtcatctccaactctttgcgaccccatggactgtagcccaccaggctcctctatccatggaattctccaggcaagaatactagagtgggttgccatttccttctccagaggatcttcctgagctgggatggaacccaggtctcctgcattgcaggcacattctttaccatctgagccaccagggaagccagcccaGATTCAAGTCAGATTTCTGATCCCCATCTTGTGACCTTTCATTAAGGCTGATGATGCCCAGACTTTAGGGTTTCAAAGATTGAGAATATTTCAAAGTGAATTTCAGTGACTCTGTGAAGTTACCATCTTTCAATTTATATCAGGTATGTGCATTCAAACAAGTGAAATAACCACTGATGGCaccataattttataaaaaatgaaacattatgATGTCAAAAAAGTTCAAAGGATTTAATTTCAGAATAAAAG harbors:
- the CIITA gene encoding MHC class II transactivator isoform X5; translation: MELGPLEGSYLELLNSSADPLQLYHLYDRMDLTAEEEIDLCSEPDTDTINCEQFSRLLCDMEGDEETREAYANIAELDQYVFQDTQLEGLSKDIFIEHIGLEEMTSESVEVLEEAGQKTQKRPFPEELPVDLKHRKLAEPLTMPVVTGTFLVGPVSDSLAQPCPPPSALFNTEPASSQTRLKDLAPPSSSLLSCLSLPSGPIQIIPTLSTLPQGLWPISGTGTGVSSILIYQSEMPPASQTPPASGPAVQSLPKSPDRPGSTSPFAPSAADLPSMPEPALTSRANLTEDEMSPTKCPAAGGASSKLPKWPESVERFYQSLRDKYQAQPAGPEGTLVEMDLVRVRLEKSSGKSQERELATLDWAERQPARGGLAEVLLAASDRQQPRETRVIAVLGKAGHGKSHWARAVSRAWAHGQLPQYDFVFWVPCHRLDRLGTSYHLQDLLSSLGPQPLPVNDEVLSYIARRPNRILLVLDGFEELEAHDGSLHSTGGPGSAEPRSLRGLLAGLLQRKLLRGCTLLLTAWPRGRLAQSLSKADALFEVAGFSAQQAETYVKHYFESEGTAEYQERALALLRAQPFLLSHSHSPTVCRAVCQLTEALLQRGDEAQLPSTLTGLFVGLLGPAARDGPPGALAGLARLAWELGRAHQRGLKAGCLPSAEARAWAVAQGWLRPTTGAPETELAFSSFLLQCFLGAMWLALSGEIKDKELPQYLALTPRKKRPYDNWLEGVPRFLVGLVFQPRASCLGALAGPAASTSVDRKQKVLTRYLKRLQPGTLQAGRLLELLHCAHEALDPGLWQHVLQGLPARLSFLGTRLTPPDTHVLGSALEAAGQDFSLDLRGTGVDPSGLGSLVGLSCVTRFRAALSDTVELWESLQQRGEAKLLRAVEEKFTIEPFKAKSMKDVEDLGNLVQIQRTRSSSEAAAGELPAVRDLKKLEFALGPVLGPQVFPKLVKILEAFTSLQHLDLDSLSENKIGDEGVAQLSATFPQLKALETLNLSQNNITDVGACKLAEALPALAASLLRLSLYNNCICDTGAESLAHVLPDMVSLRVLDVQYNKFTAAGAQQLAAGLRKCPQVKTLAMWTPTIPFGVQEHLQQLDPRIILR
- the CIITA gene encoding MHC class II transactivator isoform X6 gives rise to the protein MDHFQTILTRVRMLLSSHRPSQVQALLDNLLAEELLSREYHYALLHESDDEALARKISLTLLEKGDPDLALLGWIWSGLQAPTAERDPSYKDPGGSGQCPTMELGPLEGSYLELLNSSADPLQLYHLYDRMDLTAEEEIDLCSEPDTDTINCEQFSRLLCDMEGDEETREAYANIAELDQYVFQDTQLEGLSKDIFIEHIGLEEMTSESVEVLEEAGQKTQKRPFPEELPVDLKHRKLAPPSSSLLSCLSLPSGPIQIIPTLSTLPQGLWPISGTGTGVSSILIYQSEMPPASQTPPASGPAVQSLPKSPDRPGSTSPFAPSAADLPSMPEPALTSRANLTEDEMSPTKCPAAGGASSKLPKWPESVERFYQSLRDKYQAQPAGPEGTLVEMDLVRVRLEKSSGKSQERELATLDWAERQPARGGLAEVLLAASDRQQPRETRVIAVLGKAGHGKSHWARAVSRAWAHGQLPQYDFVFWVPCHRLDRLGTSYHLQDLLSSLGPQPLPVNDEVLSYIARRPNRILLVLDGFEELEAHDGSLHSTGGPGSAEPRSLRGLLAGLLQRKLLRGCTLLLTAWPRGRLAQSLSKADALFEVAGFSAQQAETYVKHYFESEGTAEYQERALALLRAQPFLLSHSHSPTVCRAVCQLTEALLQRGDEAQLPSTLTGLFVGLLGPAARDGPPGALAGLARLAWELGRAHQRGLKAGCLPSAEARAWAVAQGWLRPTTGAPETELAFSSFLLQCFLGAMWLALSGEIKDKELPQYLALTPRKKRPYDNWLEGVPRFLVGLVFQPRASCLGALAGPAASTSVDRKQKVLTRYLKRLQPGTLQAGRLLELLHCAHEALDPGLWQHVLQGLPARLSFLGTRLTPPDTHVLGSALEAAGQDFSLDLRGTGVDPSGLGSLVGLSCVTRFRAALSDTVELWESLQQRGEAKLLRAVEEKFTIEPFKAKSMKDVEDLGNLVQIQRTRSSSEAAAGELPAVRDLKKLEFALGPVLGPQVFPKLVKILEAFTSLQHLDLDSLSENKIGDEGVAQLSATFPQLKALETLNLSQNNITDVGACKLAEALPALAASLLRLRMWTPTIPFGVQEHLQQLDPRIILR
- the CIITA gene encoding MHC class II transactivator isoform X7 gives rise to the protein MRCLAPRPAGSYLPEPQGSGQCPTMELGPLEGSYLELLNSSADPLQLYHLYDRMDLTAEEEIDLCSEPDTDTINCEQFSRLLCDMEGDEETREAYANIAELDQYVFQDTQLEGLSKDIFIEHIGLEEMTSESVEVLEEAGQKTQKRPFPEELPVDLKHRKLAPPSSSLLSCLSLPSGPIQIIPTLSTLPQGLWPISGTGTGVSSILIYQSEMPPASQTPPASGPAVQSLPKSPDRPGSTSPFAPSAADLPSMPEPALTSRANLTEDEMSPTKCPAAGGASSKLPKWPESVERFYQSLRDKYQAQPAGPEGTLVEMDLVRVRLEKSSGKSQERELATLDWAERQPARGGLAEVLLAASDRQQPRETRVIAVLGKAGHGKSHWARAVSRAWAHGQLPQYDFVFWVPCHRLDRLGTSYHLQDLLSSLGPQPLPVNDEVLSYIARRPNRILLVLDGFEELEAHDGSLHSTGGPGSAEPRSLRGLLAGLLQRKLLRGCTLLLTAWPRGRLAQSLSKADALFEVAGFSAQQAETYVKHYFESEGTAEYQERALALLRAQPFLLSHSHSPTVCRAVCQLTEALLQRGDEAQLPSTLTGLFVGLLGPAARDGPPGALAGLARLAWELGRAHQRGLKAGCLPSAEARAWAVAQGWLRPTTGAPETELAFSSFLLQCFLGAMWLALSGEIKDKELPQYLALTPRKKRPYDNWLEGVPRFLVGLVFQPRASCLGALAGPAASTSVDRKQKVLTRYLKRLQPGTLQAGRLLELLHCAHEALDPGLWQHVLQGLPARLSFLGTRLTPPDTHVLGSALEAAGQDFSLDLRGTGVDPSGLGSLVGLSCVTRFRAALSDTVELWESLQQRGEAKLLRAVEEKFTIEPFKAKSMKDVEDLGNLVQIQRTRSSSEAAAGELPAVRDLKKLEFALGPVLGPQVFPKLVKILEAFTSLQHLDLDSLSENKIGDEGVAQLSATFPQLKALETLNLSQNNITDVGACKLAEALPALAASLLRLSLYNNCICDTGAESLAHVLPDMVSLRVLDVQYNKFTAAGAQQLAAGLRKCPQVKTLAMWTPTIPFGVQEHLQQLDPRIILR
- the CIITA gene encoding MHC class II transactivator isoform X2 encodes the protein MDHFQTILTRVRMLLSSHRPSQVQALLDNLLAEELLSREYHYALLHESDDEALARKISLTLLEKGDPDLALLGWIWSGLQAPTAERDPSYKDPGGSGQCPTMELGPLEGSYLELLNSSADPLQLYHLYDRMDLTAEEEIDLCSEPDTDTINCEQFSRLLCDMEGDEETREAYANIAELDQYVFQDTQLEGLSKDIFIEHIGLEEMTSESVEVLEEAGQKTQKRPFPEELPVDLKHRKLAPPSSSLLSCLSLPSGPIQIIPTLSTLPQGLWPISGTGTGVSSILIYQSEMPPASQTPPASGPAVQSLPKSPDRPGSTSPFAPSAADLPSMPEPALTSRANLTEDEMSPTKCPAAGGASSKLPKWPESVERFYQSLRDKYQAQPAGPEGTLVEMDLVRVRLEKSSGKSQERELATLDWAERQPARGGLAEVLLAASDRQQPRETRVIAVLGKAGHGKSHWARAVSRAWAHGQLPQYDFVFWVPCHRLDRLGTSYHLQDLLSSLGPQPLPVNDEVLSYIARRPNRILLVLDGFEELEAHDGSLHSTGGPGSAEPRSLRGLLAGLLQRKLLRGCTLLLTAWPRGRLAQSLSKADALFEVAGFSAQQAETYVKHYFESEGTAEYQERALALLRAQPFLLSHSHSPTVCRAVCQLTEALLQRGDEAQLPSTLTGLFVGLLGPAARDGPPGALAGLARLAWELGRAHQRGLKAGCLPSAEARAWAVAQGWLRPTTGAPETELAFSSFLLQCFLGAMWLALSGEIKDKELPQYLALTPRKKRPYDNWLEGVPRFLVGLVFQPRASCLGALAGPAASTSVDRKQKVLTRYLKRLQPGTLQAGRLLELLHCAHEALDPGLWQHVLQGLPARLSFLGTRLTPPDTHVLGSALEAAGQDFSLDLRGTGVDPSGLGSLVGLSCVTRFRAALSDTVELWESLQQRGEAKLLRAVEEKFTIEPFKAKSMKDVEDLGNLVQIQRTRSSSEAAAGELPAVRDLKKLEFALGPVLGPQVFPKLVKILEAFTSLQHLDLDSLSENKIGDEGVAQLSATFPQLKALETLNLSQNNITDVGACKLAEALPALAASLLRLSLYNNCICDTGAESLAHVLPDMVSLRVLDVQYNKFTAAGAQQLAAGLRKCPQVKTLAMWTPTIPFGVQEHLQQLDPRIILR
- the CIITA gene encoding MHC class II transactivator isoform X9, whose amino-acid sequence is MELGPLEGSYLELLNSSADPLQLYHLYDRMDLTAEEEIDLCSEPDTDTINCEQFSRLLCDMEGDEETREAYANIAELDQYVFQDTQLEGLSKDIFIEHIGLEEMTSESVEVLEEAGQKTQKRPFPEELPVDLKHRKLAEPLTMPVVTGTFLVGPVSDSLAQPCPPPSALFNTEPASSQTRLKDLAPPSSSLLSCLSLPSGPIQIIPTLSTLPQGLWPISGTGTGVSSILIYQSEMPPASQTPPASGPAVQSLPKSPDRPGSTSPFAPSAADLPSMPEPALTSRANLTEDEMSPTKCPAAGGASSKLPKWPESVERFYQSLRDKYQAQPAGPEGTLVEMDLVRVRLEKSSGKSQERELATLDWAERQPARGGLAEVLLAASDRQQPRETRVIAVLGKAGHGKSHWARAVSRAWAHGQLPQYDFVFWVPCHRLDRLGTSYHLQDLLSSLGPQPLPVNDEVLSYIARRPNRILLVLDGFEELEAHDGSLHSTGGPGSAEPRSLRGLLAGLLQRKLLRGCTLLLTAWPRGRLAQSLSKADALFEVAGFSAQQAETYVKHYFESEGTAEYQERALALLRAQPFLLSHSHSPTVCRAVCQLTEALLQRGDEAQLPSTLTGLFVGLLGPAARDGPPGALAGLARLAWELGRAHQRGLKAGCLPSAEARAWAVAQGWLRPTTGAPETELAFSSFLLQCFLGAMWLALSGEIKDKELPQYLALTPRKKRPYDNWLEGVPRFLVGLVFQPRASCLGALAGPAASTSVDRKQKVLTRYLKRLQPGTLQAGRLLELLHCAHEALDPGLWQHVLQGLPARLSFLGTRLTPPDTHVLGSALEAAGQDFSLDLRGTGVDPSGLGSLVGLSCVTRFRAALSDTVELWESLQQRGEAKLLRAVEEKFTIEPFKAKSMKDVEDLGNLVQIQRTRSSSEAAAGELPAVRDLKKLEFALGPVLGPQVFPKLVKILEAFTSLQHLDLDSLSENKIGDEGVAQLSATFPQLKALETLNLSQNNITDVGACKLAEALPALAASLLRLRMWTPTIPFGVQEHLQQLDPRIILR
- the CIITA gene encoding MHC class II transactivator isoform X8, producing MELGPLEGSYLELLNSSADPLQLYHLYDRMDLTAEEEIDLCSEPDTDTINCEQFSRLLCDMEGDEETREAYANIAELDQYVFQDTQLEGLSKDIFIEHIGLEEMTSESVEVLEEAGQKTQKRPFPEELPVDLKHRKLAPPSSSLLSCLSLPSGPIQIIPTLSTLPQGLWPISGTGTGVSSILIYQSEMPPASQTPPASGPAVQSLPKSPDRPGSTSPFAPSAADLPSMPEPALTSRANLTEDEMSPTKCPAAGGASSKLPKWPESVERFYQSLRDKYQAQPAGPEGTLVEMDLVRVRLEKSSGKSQERELATLDWAERQPARGGLAEVLLAASDRQQPRETRVIAVLGKAGHGKSHWARAVSRAWAHGQLPQYDFVFWVPCHRLDRLGTSYHLQDLLSSLGPQPLPVNDEVLSYIARRPNRILLVLDGFEELEAHDGSLHSTGGPGSAEPRSLRGLLAGLLQRKLLRGCTLLLTAWPRGRLAQSLSKADALFEVAGFSAQQAETYVKHYFESEGTAEYQERALALLRAQPFLLSHSHSPTVCRAVCQLTEALLQRGDEAQLPSTLTGLFVGLLGPAARDGPPGALAGLARLAWELGRAHQRGLKAGCLPSAEARAWAVAQGWLRPTTGAPETELAFSSFLLQCFLGAMWLALSGEIKDKELPQYLALTPRKKRPYDNWLEGVPRFLVGLVFQPRASCLGALAGPAASTSVDRKQKVLTRYLKRLQPGTLQAGRLLELLHCAHEALDPGLWQHVLQGLPARLSFLGTRLTPPDTHVLGSALEAAGQDFSLDLRGTGVDPSGLGSLVGLSCVTRFRAALSDTVELWESLQQRGEAKLLRAVEEKFTIEPFKAKSMKDVEDLGNLVQIQRTRSSSEAAAGELPAVRDLKKLEFALGPVLGPQVFPKLVKILEAFTSLQHLDLDSLSENKIGDEGVAQLSATFPQLKALETLNLSQNNITDVGACKLAEALPALAASLLRLSLYNNCICDTGAESLAHVLPDMVSLRVLDVQYNKFTAAGAQQLAAGLRKCPQVKTLAMWTPTIPFGVQEHLQQLDPRIILR
- the CIITA gene encoding MHC class II transactivator isoform X3 — its product is MDHFQTILTRVRMLLSSHRPSQVQALLDNLLAEELLSREYHYALLHESDDEALARKISLTLLEKGDPDLALLGWIWSGLQAPTAERDPSYKDPGGSGQCPTMELGPLEGSYLELLNSSADPLQLYHLYDRMDLTAEEEIDLCSEPDTDTINCEQFSRLLCDMEGDEETREAYANIAELDQYVFQDTQLEGLSKDIFIEHIGLEEMTSESVEVLEEAGQKTQKRPFPEELPVDLKHRKLAEPLTMPVVTGTFLVGPVSDSLAQPCPPPSALFNTEPASSQTRLKDLAPPSSSLLSCLSLPSGPIQIIPTLSTLPQGLWPISGTGTGVSSILIYQSEMPPASQTPPASGPAVQSLPKSPDRPGSTSPFAPSAADLPSMPEPALTSRANLTEDEMSPTKCPAAGGASSKLPKWPESVERFYQSLRDKYQAQPAGPEGTLVEMDLVRVRLEKSSGKSQERELATLDWAERQPARGGLAEVLLAASDRQQPRETRVIAVLGKAGHGKSHWARAVSRAWAHGQLPQYDFVFWVPCHRLDRLGTSYHLQDLLSSLGPQPLPVNDEVLSYIARRPNRILLVLDGFEELEAHDGSLHSTGGPGSAEPRSLRGLLAGLLQRKLLRGCTLLLTAWPRGRLAQSLSKADALFEVAGFSAQQAETYVKHYFESEGTAEYQERALALLRAQPFLLSHSHSPTVCRAVCQLTEALLQRGDEAQLPSTLTGLFVGLLGPAARDGPPGALAGLARLAWELGRAHQRGLKAGCLPSAEARAWAVAQGWLRPTTGAPETELAFSSFLLQCFLGAMWLALSGEIKDKELPQYLALTPRKKRPYDNWLEGVPRFLVGLVFQPRASCLGALAGPAASTSVDRKQKVLTRYLKRLQPGTLQAGRLLELLHCAHEALDPGLWQHVLQGLPARLSFLGTRLTPPDTHVLGSALEAAGQDFSLDLRGTGVDPSGLGSLVGLSCVTRFRAALSDTVELWESLQQRGEAKLLRAVEEKFTIEPFKAKSMKDVEDLGNLVQIQRTRSSSEAAAGELPAVRDLKKLEFALGPVLGPQVFPKLVKILEAFTSLQHLDLDSLSENKIGDEGVAQLSATFPQLKALETLNLSQNNITDVGACKLAEALPALAASLLRLRMWTPTIPFGVQEHLQQLDPRIILR